In the genome of Arachis stenosperma cultivar V10309 chromosome 6, arast.V10309.gnm1.PFL2, whole genome shotgun sequence, the window TAGGAACCGGCGATAGATACGGTAGCCGCATCCAAGCCCAACAAAGTAGAAGTGTTAGCGGTCCATCTATTTCCTTATAGTCATAACGTGATGCCCTGCATAAACTCCTGTATAGGTGTGCCAGGCATGCTGATCCCCAGCTGTACTGTCCAATACTAGAAAAATCACTGAGCAGAGATAGAAACTTCCAGTGCACAGATGCCCCAGTCTTGTCTCCAAATAAGATCGTACCAATCAACAACATGATGTGGCGCTTGACGTACACCTGTATACTGTTTTCATCACTCAAATGTAACCGTTCTTTTAAATCCCATAGCCACGTAAGTCTTATGCCGTTTCCTCGACACTGCAACTTTAATGGTGCGACCCCAAATTGGTTTAGACACTCCGCCTCTAAGGTTTCGAAACTACTCAAAGTCATCCCTGTAACTGGAAGACCGTCGGTTGGAAGACCGAATATCATAGCCACGTCTTCCAGTGTCACGGCACATTCACCAACCGGAAGGTGAAAAGTATATGTCTCCGGGTGCCACCTTTCCACTAAAGCGTTTACCAGTGCTTTTTGACATTGAACAACCCCAATCTGGACGACATGGTAAAAACCAGTAGACCGTAAATACTCCTCCACCCTCTGGTCATACCGATCCGGCGGGACAAGATGATCACATGTCAACATCCGTTTACCCTACACACGCATAGCAAATCCCGGTTGTTATTACACAACTATCATGATTCcacaaaaattaaagaacgaAATTGTTACagttaactaattaatttttcttactAATATTATTAAACAGAATTTAAAACAAGTCATTTTTATTACTAATCTACTATGTTAAAAATAATTCTCCACAACACTCCATTAATTACAATTAAGCACACTTATTGCTAACTATTATTTAAACATATAATTCtaaattgttaaaaataattataacaagtAAATAAATACTTACTTAACTCtcatttataatattattacaaaaaattataaacaagTCATTTTTAGGAACTAATCTATTATATTGAAACAAAATTGTAAACAACAATTAATTATACTTAAACACACTTATCTATCTAAGTATCATTCAAATTCTTCttcctaaattttttaaaataattattattcttaaataattaactataattTCTActattgttaaaaataattctaaaaaacTATTTCTTTATTTCTAACCCAATCTATTTACCAACCATTGGCTTACAAGAATAACGCAAATTACACATATACATTTTCAACTACATATATTCCTAAATTTCTACAATTAACTATAACCACTTAATTATAACTTCTAATATTACTCcaataattttctaaaaatgcttgttttatttatttataaccTATTATATTATAAACCATTTTAAACAAGACTCAAGTACATATACACTTTTTTAAgacatttatttttaaatttctatcaataaaattataaactCAGTCATTCTCAGTTCAActagtaataataataagctTAACTAAACTTTAAAACTAATAATCACAATTAtgaaatatgaaaaaaaatttaacaaactGGCTTACATAATCAGAATAGCTGAGATATTTTATAATGTGAAGCTCCGGCCAATCAACCTTTCTTCGCTTTGGTTTTTGGGACTTTTTCCAAATTTTTCCGGTTGCAGACGGATTTGAGGCAACAAGGTTTGAGGTTTCAGGGAGGAGGAATAAGACATGCAAGCCGTTGGGTGGGGAAAGTGACGATGAGAAAAGGGTTTCTTTGGGGTTAAATGGGCCACCGAACTTGGGAGCTACAGGGAGGCGACGCGTGGAGAGATCTGggacaaatcggacggtccgcgTCCTCACTACAAATCCCTCGGTCTGACTTGTCACTAGGAAGTCCCTGGGTCCGATTTCTCTTAGAGCTGACACCATACGCATGTAAAGCTCTCCTCCTCTCCATAACGCCGTCCAGCACCATCCTTAACTCCATAACGAAATTAATTTCCGCTTTTATTTACCGTGTATCAATGCATATCTGCTTCCATAGTTATACTCTTGTTGCGCATAttagccattttttttttgtatcagGGTATCTATCAGGCCGGAAACCCAATAACTAATCCTTCGTGTACTGCAGAGGCACATAAAGTGGATGATCCTCCCAAGCAAGCAAGCTCCATTTCCATCCTCCAATAAGTATCAAACTCGGGAGAGATGGTTAAGGGACACAGACCCTCATCCATCTGTGCCAACTTGCGTTGGTTATTAGCCAGTTTTTTATATAAAGgggtgtgtgttttttttttcttttaccttTATTATTCTTTTGGTTTGTGATTAGTGGATCTAGACTTGTGTTGGAGGCCGAAAGGAATTTATGAGATGGACCATGAAGATGAAGGAGTACAATCTTAAATCATTCAAAGTTCCATGCTCATcctcaaaattatttttcacatttatgattaaattttgagaaaatttCACTCTCTTTTTCTATGATATGCATAATTTGTAAAATATACATTTTCTTCccttataaattttaaaaaatatattatttatttatttattttaaattttttttgttttaactaatgttaaatttattcatttaaaaaaaataaattattttttacaaaaatactctttaaaaaaaatttatccacTAAATTTTgcttacaaaaatattttttaataaatttttttattaattaaattatatttttacaaaaatatttttaaaaaatttaataattaaattattttttctatgatatcttttaataattttttgattagtaaattgttattttatcaaaatttttgtcaacaattatttttatattttactattaattttttgatattaatatatattattttatcattaaataaaaaaaatcttatcattattaatatgtataacaattaatatatattaatatcgaaaaataatcttaaaaagaatttttttatttattgttaaaataatatatattaatatcaaaaaattaatagtaaaaaataactaaaattgttaacaaaaattttagtgaaattataatttaataattaaaaaattattgaacggtatcttaaaaaaataatttaattattaaattttttaaaagatattttgataaaaatataatttaattaataaaaaatattttattaaaaaatattttagtaagcaaaatttaataataaaaaaataaaatttttgttaaaaagtatttttataaatataatacgACGTGATTTTTGGGGTTAAGAAAAAAGAACTGGTCTGGGTTTCAAAAACTTGCTAGTGCATCAGTTTTCAACAAAACTAGCTAGGATCGAGCCAATTTTTTTTATcgattcttttcatttttcgaTTCTGTGCTCAATTCGAACCAATTTTGAGATCGGTTCACTGAGTTTTCAATGAACATCTTTACAACTATGATATAAAGTTATTTGGAAGAAATGATGTATAAATGactataaatttatttagagaataaaacaattataaaagttcaataaaatattttcatcttctAATAAAATTCGTTTGGTTTTTGTTTATCTCAAAATATCTATCAAAcattatttgatataattaaatgCTTATATAATTGATTGAAGTAAACCATTTG includes:
- the LOC130934740 gene encoding protein MAIN-LIKE 2-like, translated to MLTCDHLVPPDRYDQRVEEYLRSTGFYHVVQIGVVQCQKALVNALVERWHPETYTFHLPVGECAVTLEDVAMIFGLPTDGLPVTGMTLSSFETLEAECLNQFGVAPLKLQCRGNGIRLTWLWDLKERLHLSDENSIQVYVKRHIMLLIGTILFGDKTGASVHWKFLSLLSDFSSIGQYSWGSACLAHLYRSLCRASRYDYKEIDGPLTLLLYSNGVNEMRYIKWRNWERGDRVYRYLKLAHFRKAFDDLEEGQFLWTAYSVDRVDPDIIPADMYMHAV